The following are from one region of the Sandaracinus amylolyticus genome:
- a CDS encoding RNA recognition motif domain-containing protein — protein sequence MSKKLFVGGLSWGTTDEGLRQAFERFGDVSEAKVITDRETGRSRGFGFVTFADGAAADRAIQEMDGAMLDSRTINVNEARERTPRGPGGGGGGFGGGGGGYGGGGGGRGGYGGGGGGRDFGGGGGGYGGGGGGYGGGGGGYGGGGGGYGGGGGGYGGGGGAPGGGAGGGGRGGSGGGGRGGGGGRPERKRRRGEDDDGEW from the coding sequence ATGTCGAAGAAGCTTTTCGTGGGTGGTCTGAGCTGGGGTACGACGGACGAGGGACTGCGGCAGGCGTTCGAGCGTTTCGGTGACGTGTCGGAAGCCAAGGTGATCACCGATCGCGAGACCGGTCGTTCGCGTGGCTTCGGGTTCGTCACGTTCGCGGACGGTGCGGCAGCCGATCGTGCGATCCAGGAGATGGATGGCGCGATGCTCGACTCGCGCACCATCAACGTGAACGAGGCGCGTGAGCGCACGCCGCGCGGTCCGGGCGGCGGTGGTGGCGGCTTCGGCGGCGGTGGCGGCGGCTACGGTGGCGGCGGCGGTGGCCGTGGCGGCTACGGCGGCGGCGGCGGCGGTCGCGACTTCGGCGGCGGTGGCGGCGGTTACGGCGGCGGTGGCGGTGGCTACGGCGGCGGTGGCGGCGGCTACGGCGGCGGTGGCGGTGGCTACGGCGGCGGTGGCGGCGGCTACGGCGGCGGCGGTGGCGCGCCGGGCGGCGGCGCCGGCGGCGGTGGCCGTGGTGGCAGCGGCGGCGGCGGGCGCGGGGGCGGCGGTGGCCGTCCGGAGCGCAAGCGTCGTCGTGGTGAGGACGACGACGGCGAGTGGTGA
- a CDS encoding Yip1 family protein, whose amino-acid sequence MIPPTPLDASTSPDPASCATHPDRPGHATCTRCQRAACVACTQVLANGEVLCASCESSRAGHIPWEQRRELGIVRALVRTVVGVITQPHAFFSQPTRERALAPTVALGLLLHLVGAASSTGWNLVFAEQTRAELRADPVMRQFLWAASDEAFLAQLAVAPLVFFVSTFVAASFWWIALRAVGGLQRPYHVIVRALCYASATAALVPIVSPLTFVGAFGGAIGFAFGVWSTWIQIVAVSRMQGIDARRGALAFLLWLALAAMFACVTVTTLGAAFASQVRIPNV is encoded by the coding sequence GTGATCCCGCCCACGCCGCTCGACGCCTCGACGTCTCCCGATCCCGCGAGCTGCGCGACGCACCCCGATCGTCCGGGCCACGCGACCTGCACGCGCTGCCAGCGCGCCGCGTGCGTCGCCTGCACGCAGGTGCTCGCGAACGGCGAGGTCCTGTGCGCATCGTGCGAGTCGTCGCGCGCCGGCCACATCCCGTGGGAGCAGCGCCGAGAGCTCGGCATCGTGCGCGCCCTGGTGCGCACCGTCGTCGGCGTGATCACCCAGCCGCACGCGTTCTTCTCGCAGCCCACGCGCGAGCGCGCGCTCGCGCCCACCGTCGCGCTCGGGCTCCTGCTGCACCTCGTCGGGGCCGCCTCGAGCACCGGCTGGAACCTCGTGTTCGCCGAGCAGACGCGCGCCGAGCTGCGCGCCGATCCGGTGATGCGCCAGTTCCTCTGGGCCGCATCGGACGAGGCGTTCCTCGCGCAGCTCGCGGTCGCCCCGCTCGTGTTCTTCGTGAGCACGTTCGTCGCGGCGTCGTTCTGGTGGATCGCCCTGCGCGCCGTCGGGGGGCTGCAGCGCCCCTACCACGTGATCGTGCGCGCGCTCTGCTACGCGAGCGCCACCGCGGCGCTCGTCCCGATCGTCTCGCCGCTCACCTTCGTCGGCGCGTTCGGCGGTGCGATCGGCTTCGCGTTCGGCGTCTGGTCGACGTGGATCCAGATCGTCGCGGTCTCGCGCATGCAGGGCATCGACGCACGACGCGGTGCGCTCGCGTTCCTGCTCTGGCTCGCGCTCGCGGCGATGTTCGCGTGCGTGACGGTCACGACGCTCGGCGCTGCGTTCGCATCGCAAGTCCGCATCCCCAACGTCTGA
- a CDS encoding alpha/beta hydrolase — protein MSEIVPRESRFVANGLSHRVLEWDAPDERGAPIVCAHGFLDHAWSFHFVAQHLARAGHRVLAFDWRGHGDTEWIGRGGYYHFEDYLLDLVELAPHLTKGAPHHWLGHSMGGTASAMYAGTRPAGLLTLTLCEGLGPPAIALEAAPDRIAGWLSSVARVRAATPRPMRDLDEAAKRLLTQNADLDPAHARFLAEKGTRVVEGGLAWRFDPMHRTSSPRVFRPESFRALLARIDAPVLVVSTELGFRTADHAERVAAIPHAHEVELAGVGHNMHWRGAAALAEAVLAHTRRTASGSPA, from the coding sequence GTGAGCGAGATCGTTCCGCGCGAGTCGCGCTTCGTCGCGAACGGCCTCTCGCACCGCGTGCTGGAGTGGGACGCGCCCGACGAGCGCGGCGCGCCGATCGTGTGCGCGCACGGCTTCCTCGATCACGCATGGAGCTTCCACTTCGTCGCGCAGCACCTCGCGCGCGCGGGACATCGCGTGCTCGCGTTCGACTGGCGCGGCCACGGCGACACCGAGTGGATCGGGCGCGGCGGCTACTATCACTTCGAAGACTACCTGCTCGATCTCGTCGAGCTCGCGCCGCACCTCACGAAGGGCGCGCCGCACCACTGGCTCGGGCACTCGATGGGCGGCACCGCGAGCGCGATGTACGCGGGCACCCGCCCCGCGGGCCTGCTCACGCTCACGCTCTGCGAGGGCCTCGGTCCGCCCGCGATCGCGCTCGAGGCGGCGCCGGATCGCATCGCGGGCTGGCTCTCCTCGGTCGCGCGGGTGCGCGCCGCGACGCCCCGCCCGATGCGCGATCTCGACGAGGCGGCCAAGCGCCTGCTCACCCAGAACGCCGATCTCGATCCCGCGCACGCGCGCTTCCTCGCCGAGAAGGGCACGCGCGTGGTCGAAGGCGGGCTCGCGTGGCGCTTCGACCCGATGCACCGGACGAGCTCGCCTCGCGTGTTCCGCCCCGAGAGCTTCCGCGCGCTCCTCGCGCGCATCGACGCCCCGGTGCTGGTCGTGAGCACCGAGCTCGGCTTCCGCACCGCCGATCACGCCGAGCGCGTCGCCGCGATCCCGCACGCCCACGAGGTCGAGCTCGCGGGCGTCGGGCACAACATGCACTGGCGCGGCGCCGCGGCGCTCGCCGAGGCCGTGCTGGCGCACACCCGCCGTACGGCGTCAGGATCGCCCGCGTGA
- a CDS encoding class I SAM-dependent rRNA methyltransferase — protein sequence MPRPPRDDRRSSLPTLRLRRPLRAALEAGHPWIWRDALDAFDLEPGTVVRIVDDRGPVATGLAEQGPIGVRVLSTRPITIDATFFAERIARAASLRDRVVPPDTDAYRLVHGEGDGVPGVVVDVYAHWAVVQLDGAASERWRDALVAGVRAARPALRGILVRTGRREQKKIELADGEAPPPYVDVREHGMVLRGDLAHGQKTGLFLDHRESRFRVRQLARGLRVLNLYGYTGGFSIGAGLGGAIEVDTVDVAPAALELAQQSWALNGLTAPHRTHARDVPELLEEARARGQRWDLIIADPPSFAPNEASLPAAIKSYRALHRACLRALEPNGLYLAASCSSHVDRATFDRTLREAAEKIGPVQVLERWGAPADHPRLAAFPEGDYLKVVLARRLD from the coding sequence GTGCCTCGCCCCCCTCGCGACGACCGCCGTTCTTCGTTGCCCACGCTGCGCCTGCGCCGTCCGCTGCGCGCCGCGCTCGAGGCAGGCCACCCGTGGATCTGGCGCGACGCGCTCGACGCGTTCGATCTCGAGCCGGGCACCGTGGTGCGCATCGTCGACGATCGCGGCCCGGTCGCGACCGGCCTCGCGGAGCAGGGTCCGATCGGCGTGCGCGTGCTCTCGACGCGCCCGATCACCATCGACGCGACGTTCTTCGCGGAGCGCATCGCGCGCGCCGCGTCGCTGCGCGATCGCGTCGTGCCGCCCGACACCGACGCGTACCGCCTCGTGCACGGCGAGGGCGACGGAGTGCCCGGCGTGGTGGTCGACGTCTACGCGCACTGGGCCGTCGTGCAGCTCGACGGCGCGGCGTCCGAGCGCTGGCGCGACGCGCTGGTGGCCGGCGTGCGCGCCGCGCGCCCCGCGCTGCGCGGCATCCTCGTGCGCACCGGCCGTCGCGAGCAGAAGAAGATCGAGCTCGCCGACGGCGAGGCGCCTCCGCCCTACGTCGACGTGCGCGAGCACGGCATGGTGCTGCGCGGCGATCTCGCGCACGGCCAGAAGACCGGGCTCTTCCTCGATCACCGCGAGTCGCGCTTCCGCGTGCGCCAGCTCGCGCGCGGCCTGCGCGTGCTCAACCTCTACGGCTACACCGGCGGCTTCTCGATCGGCGCGGGCCTCGGCGGTGCGATCGAGGTCGACACCGTCGACGTCGCGCCCGCCGCGCTCGAGCTCGCGCAGCAGTCGTGGGCGCTCAACGGGCTCACGGCCCCGCACCGCACCCACGCGCGCGACGTGCCCGAGCTCCTCGAAGAAGCGCGCGCCCGAGGCCAGCGCTGGGATCTGATCATCGCGGACCCGCCGAGCTTCGCGCCCAACGAGGCGTCGCTCCCCGCGGCGATCAAGAGCTACCGCGCGCTCCACCGCGCGTGCCTCCGCGCGCTCGAGCCCAACGGCCTCTACCTCGCGGCGTCGTGCTCGAGCCACGTCGATCGCGCGACGTTCGATCGCACCCTGCGCGAGGCCGCCGAGAAGATCGGCCCGGTGCAGGTCCTCGAGCGCTGGGGCGCGCCCGCGGATCATCCGCGCCTCGCCGCGTTCCCCGAGGGCGACTATCTGAAAGTGGTTCTCGCTCGCCGCCTCGACTGA
- a CDS encoding peptidylprolyl isomerase, with product MRRIATLLIAAVLAGAALAYAGTDLSKATAQQVDPTQPTPPAPTPPATRTPEDEARRAQVIARVGDVRITVGEIEDQVARQSPFMRARYRDPAQLRDLVQNMVRFELLAREAARQGFGDDPEVREATSQAAVQQFVRERFDERITPESISAEDVRAFYDAHPEEFSRPELRRASHILLATRADADGVLPQLREADARTFRSIAQERSLDAESRARGGDLRYFDDQGRAPNSTDPEVDAALVRAAFGLTEVGDVSQPVEVGGQWSVVKLTGRRPAEHRSLEEASPSIRLRLWRERRQAAIDELVERLRTQAGVTVEYERMRPIRMDPPETLAGEDEHAEVDEGAEVDEGAEMGATDESPAEAPPEGERTP from the coding sequence ATGCGCCGGATCGCCACGCTCCTGATCGCCGCCGTGCTCGCGGGCGCCGCCCTCGCCTATGCGGGCACCGACCTCTCCAAGGCGACGGCCCAGCAGGTCGACCCCACGCAGCCCACGCCGCCGGCACCGACGCCGCCCGCGACGCGCACCCCCGAGGACGAGGCGCGTCGCGCGCAGGTCATCGCCCGTGTCGGCGACGTGCGCATCACCGTCGGCGAGATCGAGGATCAGGTCGCGCGGCAGTCGCCCTTCATGCGCGCGCGTTATCGCGATCCCGCGCAGCTGCGCGACCTCGTGCAGAACATGGTGCGCTTCGAGCTGCTCGCGCGCGAGGCCGCGCGTCAGGGCTTCGGCGACGATCCCGAGGTGCGCGAGGCCACGTCGCAGGCCGCGGTGCAGCAGTTCGTGCGCGAGCGCTTCGACGAGCGCATCACGCCGGAGTCGATCTCCGCCGAGGACGTGCGCGCGTTCTACGACGCGCACCCCGAGGAGTTCAGCCGCCCCGAGCTCCGGCGCGCGAGCCACATCCTGCTCGCGACGCGCGCCGACGCGGACGGCGTCCTGCCGCAGCTCCGCGAGGCCGACGCGCGCACGTTCCGCTCGATCGCGCAGGAGCGCAGCCTCGACGCCGAGAGCCGCGCCCGCGGTGGCGACCTCCGCTACTTCGACGACCAGGGCCGCGCCCCGAACAGCACCGACCCCGAGGTCGACGCTGCGCTCGTGCGCGCCGCGTTCGGGCTCACCGAGGTCGGCGACGTGTCGCAGCCGGTCGAGGTCGGCGGTCAGTGGAGCGTCGTGAAGCTCACCGGGCGTCGTCCCGCCGAGCACCGCAGCCTCGAGGAGGCCTCGCCGTCGATCCGCCTGCGCCTCTGGCGCGAGCGCCGTCAGGCCGCGATCGACGAGCTCGTGGAGCGCCTGCGCACCCAGGCGGGCGTGACCGTCGAGTACGAGCGCATGCGCCCGATCCGCATGGATCCGCCGGAGACCCTCGCGGGCGAGGACGAGCACGCCGAGGTCGACGAGGGCGCGGAGGTCGACGAGGGCGCCGAGATGGGCGCCACCGACGAGAGCCCCGCCGAAGCGCCGCCCGAGGGCGAGCGCACGCCGTGA
- a CDS encoding mechanosensitive ion channel family protein, with translation MEELLEVRFFGNPLLRWGIALLVATAVIAALVIAKRLAVSRLSKLSDRTATRLDDVVVQVIQRTSTMTIVVAGVAAGVRSLDLPRDGNLWLGRVMIVVLAIQAGSWITNAVRLLLDARVRPDVQPGQRTMGAALGFATNLVVWAVLVLVVLSNFGVEVSTLVAGLGIGGIAAALAVQNVLGDLFGAFSIYVDRPFDLGDFVTVDTFSGTVERIGWRSTQLRSLSGEMIVLANSDLSRARIRNYKRMTERRAVVTFGVQYDTTNAKLAAIPGIVRETIEGIDGLRFDRSHFVKLGESSLDFETVFYVLSPEFNAFADRQQLLLLSLHRRFEQEGISFAFPTRTVVVQREAAIER, from the coding sequence ATGGAGGAGCTCCTCGAGGTCCGGTTCTTCGGGAACCCACTGCTGCGCTGGGGGATCGCGCTGCTCGTCGCGACGGCGGTGATCGCGGCGCTCGTCATCGCGAAGCGGCTCGCGGTGTCGCGGCTCTCGAAGCTGAGCGATCGCACCGCGACGCGGCTCGACGACGTCGTGGTGCAGGTCATCCAGCGCACGAGCACGATGACGATCGTCGTCGCGGGCGTCGCGGCCGGGGTGCGCTCGCTCGATCTGCCGCGCGACGGGAATCTCTGGCTCGGGCGCGTGATGATCGTCGTGCTCGCGATCCAGGCAGGCAGCTGGATCACGAACGCGGTGCGGCTGCTGCTCGATGCGCGCGTGAGGCCCGACGTGCAGCCGGGGCAGCGCACGATGGGCGCGGCGCTGGGGTTCGCGACGAACCTCGTGGTGTGGGCCGTGCTCGTGCTGGTCGTGCTCTCGAACTTCGGCGTCGAGGTGAGCACGCTGGTCGCGGGCCTGGGGATCGGAGGCATCGCAGCGGCGCTCGCGGTGCAGAACGTGCTCGGCGACCTGTTCGGCGCGTTCTCGATCTACGTCGACCGTCCGTTCGACCTCGGCGACTTCGTGACCGTCGACACGTTCAGCGGGACCGTCGAGCGGATCGGCTGGCGCTCGACGCAGCTGCGCTCGCTCAGCGGCGAGATGATCGTGCTCGCGAACAGCGACCTCTCTCGCGCGCGCATCCGGAACTACAAGCGCATGACCGAGCGGCGCGCGGTCGTGACGTTCGGCGTGCAGTACGACACGACGAACGCGAAGCTCGCGGCGATCCCGGGGATCGTGCGCGAGACGATCGAGGGCATCGACGGGCTGCGCTTCGATCGCTCGCACTTCGTGAAGCTCGGTGAGTCGTCGCTCGACTTCGAGACCGTCTTCTACGTGCTCTCGCCGGAGTTCAACGCGTTCGCGGATCGCCAGCAGCTGCTGCTGCTCTCGCTGCATCGACGCTTCGAGCAGGAAGGGATCTCGTTCGCGTTCCCGACGCGCACCGTGGTCGTGCAGCGCGAGGCCGCCATCGAGCGCTGA
- a CDS encoding sigma 54-interacting transcriptional regulator, with product MSDADAIPASATKITYIDGRPATITLRRFKLVVAREGQVEERLFDKDVINIGAMEDNDLVLEDETVSRNHCRIFVEGDQYLIQDLDSTNGTFVNRVRIREAWLRPDVVVTLGKTEIRFQPFDERVRIVPAETDRYGEIIGRDRKMREIYAILEKIAPTDATVVIEGETGTGKDVVARTIHGASKREGGPFMVFDCGAVPENLIESELFGHEKGSFTGAHQTRQGVFEMANGGTVFLDELGELQLDLQPKLLRVLEQREVKRIGGTKPIKVDVRIVAATNRNLEEEVRAGRFREDLFYRLTVVRLVLPPLRERRDDVKLLARHFLDHGHFNKDREGHRRVTQFAPGVLDRLSQYDWPGNVRELHNVIERAVSFSESDTVELADVPEHIAWPRGVPRDNDSETDVSIPLPDFRASELEGTFKDAKERWVASFERDYIAGLLKKNNGNISHAAREAEIDRKYFRKLMKKYGITAQDDELDVDE from the coding sequence ATGTCTGACGCCGACGCGATTCCCGCTTCCGCGACCAAGATCACCTACATCGACGGGCGTCCCGCGACGATCACGCTGCGGCGCTTCAAGCTCGTCGTCGCCCGTGAGGGTCAAGTCGAGGAGCGGCTCTTCGACAAGGACGTGATCAACATCGGCGCGATGGAGGACAACGATCTCGTCCTCGAGGACGAGACGGTCTCGCGCAATCACTGCCGCATCTTCGTCGAGGGCGATCAGTACCTGATCCAGGATCTCGACTCGACGAACGGCACGTTCGTGAACCGGGTGCGCATCCGCGAGGCGTGGCTGCGCCCCGACGTCGTCGTCACGCTGGGCAAGACCGAGATCCGCTTCCAGCCCTTCGACGAGCGCGTGCGCATCGTCCCCGCGGAGACCGATCGCTACGGCGAGATCATCGGGCGCGACCGCAAGATGCGCGAGATCTACGCGATCCTCGAGAAGATCGCGCCCACCGACGCGACCGTCGTCATCGAGGGCGAGACCGGCACCGGCAAGGACGTCGTCGCGCGCACGATCCACGGCGCGAGCAAGCGCGAGGGCGGACCCTTCATGGTGTTCGACTGCGGCGCGGTGCCGGAGAACCTGATCGAGAGCGAGCTCTTCGGGCACGAGAAGGGCTCGTTCACCGGCGCCCACCAGACCCGCCAGGGCGTGTTCGAGATGGCGAACGGCGGGACCGTGTTCCTCGACGAGCTCGGCGAGCTGCAGCTCGATCTGCAGCCGAAGCTCCTTCGCGTGCTCGAGCAGCGCGAGGTGAAGCGCATCGGCGGCACCAAGCCGATCAAGGTCGACGTGCGCATCGTCGCCGCGACGAACCGCAACCTCGAGGAGGAAGTGCGCGCCGGGCGCTTCCGCGAGGATCTCTTCTATCGGCTCACGGTCGTGCGCCTCGTGCTCCCGCCGCTGCGCGAGCGTCGCGACGACGTGAAGCTGCTCGCGCGGCACTTCCTGGATCACGGCCACTTCAACAAGGATCGCGAGGGGCATCGCCGCGTGACGCAGTTCGCGCCCGGCGTGCTCGATCGGCTCTCGCAGTACGACTGGCCCGGCAACGTGCGCGAGCTGCACAACGTGATCGAGCGCGCGGTGTCGTTCTCGGAGAGCGACACGGTCGAGCTCGCCGACGTGCCCGAGCACATCGCGTGGCCGCGCGGCGTGCCGCGCGACAACGACAGCGAGACGGACGTGTCGATCCCGCTGCCCGACTTCCGCGCGTCGGAGCTCGAGGGCACGTTCAAGGACGCGAAGGAGCGCTGGGTCGCGAGCTTCGAGCGCGACTACATCGCGGGCCTGCTCAAGAAGAACAACGGCAACATCTCGCACGCCGCGCGCGAAGCGGAGATCGACCGCAAGTACTTCCGCAAGCTGATGAAGAAGTACGGAATCACCGCGCAGGACGACGAGCTCGACGTCGACGAGTGA
- a CDS encoding DUF4202 domain-containing protein produces the protein MANDERVERTLAAIDAVNAADPSRSEDGTPEALVYGRRMSAALAALRPDASDALRIAVRAQHVERWKVPRATYPEGRVGYLKWRRELGKMHAERASALMRAEGWDEDTIARVASIVQKQKLASDADAQALEDCACLVFLAHGFDAFAAQHEDAKVIDILRKTWAKMSDQGHAAALAAAPSLSERAQSLIGRALGG, from the coding sequence GTGGCGAACGACGAGCGAGTGGAGCGGACGCTGGCGGCGATCGACGCGGTGAACGCGGCCGATCCCAGCCGGAGCGAGGACGGGACGCCCGAGGCGCTGGTCTACGGAAGGCGCATGAGCGCGGCGCTCGCGGCGCTGCGACCCGACGCGAGCGACGCATTGCGGATCGCGGTGCGAGCGCAGCACGTCGAGCGCTGGAAGGTGCCGCGCGCGACGTATCCCGAGGGGCGCGTCGGGTACCTGAAGTGGCGGCGCGAGCTCGGGAAGATGCACGCGGAGCGCGCGAGCGCGCTCATGCGCGCCGAGGGGTGGGACGAGGACACGATCGCGCGCGTCGCGTCGATCGTGCAGAAGCAGAAGCTCGCGAGCGATGCCGACGCGCAGGCGCTCGAGGACTGCGCGTGCCTGGTGTTCCTCGCGCACGGGTTCGACGCGTTCGCGGCGCAGCACGAGGACGCGAAGGTGATCGACATCCTCCGCAAGACGTGGGCGAAGATGAGCGACCAGGGGCACGCCGCCGCGCTCGCGGCGGCACCGTCGCTCTCGGAGCGCGCGCAGTCGCTGATCGGACGGGCGCTGGGAGGCTGA
- a CDS encoding DMT family protein, with protein sequence MSSVWLRTIGLLVLSNVFMTFAWYGHLKTLRDRPLWIAIAVSWGIAFFEYCLQVPANRAGFGTFNLGQLKVMQEVITMIVFMVFAVLYMRRPFSMDLVWATLCLCGAAYFVFRGGTGDGAAH encoded by the coding sequence ATGTCGTCGGTGTGGCTGAGGACCATCGGGCTGCTCGTCCTCTCGAACGTCTTCATGACGTTCGCGTGGTACGGGCACCTGAAGACGCTGCGTGATCGCCCGCTCTGGATCGCCATCGCGGTGAGCTGGGGCATCGCCTTCTTCGAGTACTGCCTCCAGGTCCCCGCGAACCGCGCCGGGTTCGGCACGTTCAACCTGGGTCAGCTCAAGGTGATGCAGGAGGTGATCACCATGATCGTGTTCATGGTGTTCGCCGTGCTCTACATGCGGCGCCCGTTCTCGATGGATCTCGTCTGGGCGACGCTCTGCCTCTGCGGCGCTGCGTACTTCGTGTTCCGCGGCGGCACGGGCGATGGCGCCGCGCACTGA
- a CDS encoding ABC1 kinase family protein — MDRLRLFARFLRIAWVFVAAPFRYLGRLLVADGAPDPATRERWQGEIFANALESLGATYVKFGQILGSRPDLLPPGWLAALARLQDDVAPAPWPAMRAMLETELGPERLARFTHIDETPLAAASVAQVHIGVLDTGEKVAIKIQRPEAREQIERDLFLMRVIANALDRIPQLRLLSIPGSVERFGEALSNQLDFTLEAANNRRLAKNFKREKKVRLPAIHDALSTSRVLTMQFVDGVKATQPERVGGDRVELAERGGRAILQMVFADGFVHADLHPGNILLADDGTMTFLDLGMVAEIPPDLMRPWCETFLALAQKDGAAAARLFYVHAPSVGKSDYDDYERDVLEYLSKLWDVRLGDIEVGAVVSGMMNVLRRHQVQIEPVFTVVNVSLLVAEGLGKQLDPQIDLVNLAVPYLLQAQLAAPPGRAPRREVERREPRAQAN; from the coding sequence ATGGATCGCCTTCGCCTCTTCGCGCGCTTCCTGCGCATCGCGTGGGTCTTCGTCGCCGCGCCGTTCCGCTACCTCGGCCGCCTGCTCGTCGCCGACGGAGCGCCCGACCCCGCGACGCGCGAGCGCTGGCAGGGCGAGATCTTCGCGAATGCGCTCGAGTCACTCGGCGCGACCTACGTGAAGTTCGGCCAGATCCTCGGCTCGCGCCCCGATCTGCTCCCGCCCGGATGGCTCGCCGCGCTCGCGCGCCTGCAGGACGACGTCGCGCCCGCGCCGTGGCCCGCGATGCGCGCGATGCTCGAGACGGAGCTCGGCCCGGAGCGCCTCGCGCGCTTCACGCACATCGACGAGACCCCGCTCGCCGCGGCCTCGGTCGCGCAGGTGCACATCGGCGTGCTCGACACCGGCGAGAAGGTCGCGATCAAGATCCAGCGCCCCGAGGCGCGCGAACAGATCGAGCGCGACCTCTTCCTCATGCGGGTGATCGCCAACGCGCTCGATCGCATCCCGCAGCTGCGCCTGCTCTCGATCCCCGGCTCGGTCGAGCGCTTCGGCGAGGCGCTCTCGAACCAGCTCGACTTCACGCTCGAGGCCGCGAACAACCGCCGCCTCGCGAAGAACTTCAAGCGCGAGAAGAAGGTCCGCCTTCCCGCGATCCACGACGCGCTCTCGACGTCGCGCGTGCTCACGATGCAGTTCGTCGACGGCGTGAAGGCGACCCAGCCCGAGCGCGTCGGCGGCGATCGCGTGGAGCTCGCGGAGCGCGGTGGTCGCGCGATCCTGCAGATGGTGTTCGCCGACGGCTTCGTGCACGCCGACCTGCACCCCGGGAACATCCTGCTCGCCGACGACGGCACGATGACGTTCCTCGACCTCGGCATGGTCGCGGAGATCCCGCCCGACCTGATGCGCCCGTGGTGCGAGACCTTCCTCGCGCTCGCCCAGAAGGACGGCGCAGCGGCAGCGCGGCTCTTCTACGTGCACGCGCCGAGCGTGGGGAAGAGCGACTACGACGACTACGAGCGCGACGTGCTCGAGTACCTCTCGAAGCTGTGGGACGTGCGCCTCGGCGACATCGAGGTCGGCGCGGTCGTGAGCGGCATGATGAACGTGCTGCGCCGCCACCAGGTCCAGATCGAGCCGGTGTTCACGGTGGTGAACGTCTCGCTGCTGGTCGCCGAAGGCCTGGGCAAGCAGCTCGATCCGCAGATCGATCTCGTGAACCTCGCCGTCCCCTACCTGCTCCAGGCGCAGCTCGCCGCGCCGCCGGGCAGGGCGCCCCGCCGCGAGGTGGAGCGTCGCGAGCCGCGCGCCCAGGCGAATTGA
- a CDS encoding TerB family tellurite resistance protein has product MLDDRLTADERRALLFLLTSVALADGKLSDSEVRFVQRLALPVGIEVGELLAMVDEAHEGELCARLARPVAARIAVLELLRLAHVDDVYTHVEEHAIHELATRLGVDLARVEKLESWVRREWQLLSEGRRLVEES; this is encoded by the coding sequence ATGTTGGACGACCGCCTGACCGCCGACGAGCGCCGTGCGCTGCTCTTCCTGCTCACGTCGGTCGCGCTCGCCGACGGCAAGCTCTCCGACTCCGAGGTCCGCTTCGTCCAGCGCCTCGCGCTCCCAGTGGGCATCGAGGTCGGCGAGCTGCTCGCGATGGTCGACGAAGCGCACGAGGGCGAGCTCTGCGCCCGCCTCGCGCGACCCGTCGCCGCGCGCATCGCGGTGCTCGAGCTGCTCCGCCTCGCGCACGTCGACGACGTCTACACCCACGTCGAGGAACACGCGATCCACGAGCTCGCGACCCGCCTCGGCGTCGATCTCGCGCGCGTCGAGAAGCTCGAGTCCTGGGTGCGACGGGAGTGGCAGCTCCTGTCCGAAGGCCGCCGCCTCGTGGAAGAGAGCTGA